In the genome of Streptomyces sp. NBC_00190, one region contains:
- a CDS encoding Mut7-C RNAse domain-containing protein, whose translation MNGPGIQLTLAPELRLFAAPSRRTERVPTATDGASSLGHVVESAGVPLTEVGRLLVDGHEVPVSYVPQDGQSVEVFGVDRPQQVPGAPLRFLLDVHLGTLARRLRLLGVDAAYENEDIGDPALATRSAAEQRVLLSRDRGLLRRRELFAGAYVYSDNPDEQLRDILGRFTPVLAPWTRCTACNGPLHEADKDSVGDRLEHGTHRSYDVFAQCTDCERVYWRGAHHARLERIVDEALVEFGTADSGTA comes from the coding sequence GTGAACGGACCCGGTATTCAACTCACCCTCGCCCCCGAACTGCGCCTGTTCGCCGCGCCCAGCCGGCGCACCGAACGCGTACCGACCGCGACCGACGGCGCCTCCAGCCTCGGCCACGTCGTCGAATCGGCCGGCGTCCCGCTCACCGAAGTCGGCCGCCTCCTCGTCGACGGCCACGAGGTGCCCGTCTCCTACGTGCCCCAAGACGGCCAGTCCGTCGAGGTGTTCGGAGTCGACCGCCCCCAGCAGGTCCCCGGCGCCCCGCTCCGCTTCCTCCTCGACGTCCACCTCGGCACCCTCGCCCGCCGCCTGCGCCTCCTCGGCGTCGACGCCGCCTACGAGAACGAGGACATCGGCGACCCCGCCCTCGCCACCCGGTCCGCCGCCGAACAGCGCGTGCTGCTCTCCCGCGACCGCGGACTGCTGCGCCGCCGCGAGCTCTTCGCCGGCGCCTACGTCTACAGCGACAACCCCGACGAGCAACTGCGCGACATCCTCGGCCGGTTCACCCCCGTCCTCGCGCCGTGGACCCGCTGCACCGCCTGCAACGGCCCGCTCCACGAAGCCGACAAGGACAGCGTGGGCGACCGCCTGGAACACGGCACGCACCGCTCCTACGACGTCTTCGCGCAGTGCACCGACTGCGAGCGCGTCTACTGGCGCGGGGCCCACCACGCCCGCCTGGAGCGGATCGTCGACGAGGCGCTCGTCGAATTCGGCACCGCCGACTCCGGCACCGCCTGA